The genomic segment ggtgtttttatggaatttttgTGCGTGAGaatgtttgtctctgtgtctacatgtgttccttgtgggtttttttttttttatcctttgtctcctatttgtttttattttattattattattatttagatgtttgctatttgttttctaatgagagagagcaagaaagggtGTAGATTTGGGTAGGTGTGGAGGATctaggaggagctagggaaggGGAACCAcaattttaatctattttatgaaagaatttattttcaattaaaatcaaGTGACTGTAGCTTTGTGGTTTATAATACACCTTTTAttattaagaaaggaaagaaagaagaaatatgtaATTCCATCATCAGTCCCTACCCTTGCTCACACTCTTCTCATTCCACCATAATCccacttctgctttcatgtcttgGATTCATTTTGCTTTCACATGCAATACCATGGGCCACTCACCTCATTATACCTGGCTTATTCTGCTTAGTATCATGTCTTCCGATTCCACCGTCTTTCCAGCTAATGGTagattgttgttattgttatatgCTTTTGTGTTCTTAATTGAAGATTTTCTGtacttttgttgtctcctctgaTATTTACATGggtattgttttgctttttttgaaatatatatttataattagtCCAATTTTACTATTAAAAATCAGACTACCACTTTATAGTAGTGCAGGTATCTTAGGATAACCAACAAGTCtacattttctttcctgtgtctttAATTGTTGCTTGGAAAGCATGGAAATATTATAAGTCAATGTTTCAGAAGCTGAttatgatgctttttttttcttataaagcaGTGTACATCCAGAATAATCTCAGATTCAAAGTATGGCCAGCTGCTCTGACATCatgattctcttgtctcctcctctttgcaACCAATCCTAGTTTCAGACCATTATAATAGTGATCAATTCCACAGAACTCAAagaaggaatgggaagaggaaagagcTCTCATCCTTCTTTTACCCTGTTCTGCTTCATTTCTGCTGTTCAGTCACAAGGTAGAACAGCTGGAAGGAGACAACAGGATGAACTCTTTGTGATTCTGTTTCTATAGATTTTGGACAATgactctgtttcttcatctgtgggAAGTGTTCATTATTGGTCCAAATAACTTTACTTAAGGGATGAGATCTGGAGAAAGGAGTTTAATAAAGTCAGCTTATGTGGTATGACTACACTGGACCTGGCAAGGggctagaagaaggaagacagggcTACTGTAAACTATTTGGTAAAATAAAGTTACTCATGAATAGGAAACAATTGATTAATATCTTATGAATGCAATTTTCAAGATGTTGACATATCAGCGGTGATAAAACTTCAAATTACTATCTTGTaatcatataaatatttaaacactCAGATTTAACAATTTTCCAGGGTCAAGTTGTGTGGATAGGAATAAAACAACGCAGAAATATTCATCACCTATGATACAAGGTAATATTGCTTATCTTTTGAAAATGGAGAGTTTACTTTCCTCAGAAACTGTAACTAATACATTGGTTGCTAGACAGATTTAAGATGCATAGTGGAGTTTGGTGATTTTGCGTTATGGTGTAAGGGACCCTGGACATTTGCCTCTAAACCTTTGCCATCTTTGAGTGAGTGATGGGAAGACTGTGGCATTAGCACCCTCCCAGGTCTGTGTaatgaatttctttcttcatctgaTTAGGTGACCTTTATTTGAATATGATTTGTGAGGACTTGAGTTCCCCAAAGAGGCAAGTGATATCGTAATAGGACAGTGGAGATGTTAATGCAATGTTCATCACAAATAGGTTTTATTTGCAGCAAGGTCTGTTCCTGCTAAAGGGATGACATTACTTACTTTTGTAACAAGTGATTGTGACAGATAATTTTTTTGAGTAATCACCGCTCAGCAAACTTATGTCCATCATGGACTCTTCAAGTCAGTATTCAAGCAATGTGAGGATTCATAGTGCAAGATGTATGTAGCCCATATGCCTGAACCTTTATTTTAGAAGATAGTGTATTTAATTCTGATAGATTGAACATACAGAAACAATGAAATGTGAGAAAAATCTACTATTGCTCCAATATTTTCATTAGTCAAGCATTGTTCTAGTGTAACGTCATATAAGTTACTGTGGTTATACCTAACTCACAAGGTTTCCTTTTCTCAttccctctctttgtgtgtgtatccagTTAACACTACAGTGTCTGTACAGATTGGTACAAAGGCTCTACTCTGCTGCCCTTCTATTCCACTGACAAAAGCAGTATCAATAAAGTGGATAATAAACCTCAGAGGATGGACTTCCTGCATAAATGGTTACAAAGTAGAAACAAGGGGGACCTATGAAACCGACTGTATGGGCAGGAACATCACTTGGGCCTCTACACCAGATGACAGTAATGACCTTCAGATCAGTTCAGTGGCTCTTCAGCATGAGGGGCATTACTCATGTGAGATAGTAACACATGTAGGGAATTTCCTAAAAGTCTatgacttccaagtgctgggtaaGTGACAACATTACAtattgtgctttctttctttctttctttctttctttctttctttctttctttctttctttctttttcatttttttttctttttggacaatgtttctctgtgtggctgtcatggaactcactctgtaaaccatgctggcctcgaattcagaaatccacctgcctctacttccaaagtgctggaattaaaggcgtacgccaccaatGCCTGGCTATATTGTTATTTCAAGTCATCAATTTTAGTTAGAAAAAATGTTCTTGTAACTTGTGACAAGACTGAATCTTTATTTCctttccatctctccagtcccccctgAAGTAACCTACTTTCCAGGGAAAAATAGAACTGCAGTTTGTGAGGCAATTGCAGGCAAGCTTGCTGCTCAGATCTCTTGGACTCCAGATGGGGATTGTGTCACTAAGAATGAATCACACAGCAATGGCACTGTGACTGTCAGGAGCACATGCCACTGGGAGCAGAACAATGTGTCTGCTGTGTCCTGCTGGGTCTCTCATTTGACTGGTAACCAGACTCTGTTCATGGAACTGAATCAGGGtgaacaccttttttttttctttattagggAAGATTTAATTATTATTCTGTAACAACATTTGCTTGCTGAAGAACTACTTtcattgtgtatacatataaatgtttttttattggatattttatttacatttcagatgccatcccctttccccatttcccctccctagaaaacccctatcccatgcccccttttcctttttgcttttatacattttttttaagtgttaatcaaaggctttataagtttggtaatgcaccatcagaagtgtaacccaatacccaacctagatatataaactatctttgactggtggagaaatgtgaacatctgcctccatgcccccctctctttctcactctttctctctcttatcacctagcttcccttctccttcttctt from the Arvicanthis niloticus isolate mArvNil1 chromosome 12, mArvNil1.pat.X, whole genome shotgun sequence genome contains:
- the LOC117718204 gene encoding cell surface glycoprotein CD200 receptor 2-like; this translates as MRALGRTPALVLLFFTDIFMYVNTTVSVQIGTKALLCCPSIPLTKAVSIKWIINLRGWTSCINGYKVETRGTYETDCMGRNITWASTPDDSNDLQISSVALQHEGHYSCEIVTHVGNFLKVYDFQVLVPPEVTYFPGKNRTAVCEAIAGKLAAQISWTPDGDCVTKNESHSNGTVTVRSTCHWEQNNVSAVSCWVSHLTGNQTLFMELNQGTTSTPPSLLTILYVKMALLGIILFMVGFAFFQKRNYTR